In Dromiciops gliroides isolate mDroGli1 chromosome 4, mDroGli1.pri, whole genome shotgun sequence, one DNA window encodes the following:
- the LOC122725807 gene encoding somatotropin → MAPGTRVSLLLLITFTLLGPQRASAFPSMPLSSLFANAVLRAQHLHQLVADTYKEFERTYIPEAQRHSIQSTQTTFCFSETIPAPTGKDEAQQRSDVELLRFSLLLIQSWLSPVQFLSRVFTNSLVFGTSDRVYEKLRDLEEGIQALMQELEDGSSRGGLVLKTTYDKFDTNLRSDEALLKNYGLLSCFKKDLHKAETYLRVMKCRRFVESSCAF, encoded by the exons ATGGCTCCAG gtACCCGAGTCTCTCTGTTGCTCCTCATCACTTTCACCTTGCTGGGGCCACAGAGGGCTAGTGCCTTCCCATCCATGCCTCTGTCCAGTCTCTTCGCCAATGCTGTGCTTCGTGCTCAGCATCTGCACCAGCTGGTTGCTGACACGTACAAGGAGTTT GAGCGTACATATATTCCAGAGGCACAGAGACATTCCATCCAAAGCACCCAGACAACTTTCTGTTTCTCTGAGACCATCCCAGCTCCCACTGGCAAGGACGAGGCCCAGCAGAGATCT GATGTGGAGTTGCTCCgtttttcccttctccttatcCAATCTTGGCTCAGCCCTGTGCAGTTCCTCAGCAGGGTCTTCACCAACAGCCTGGTTTTCGGTACTTCAGACAGGGTCTATGAGAAGCTGAGGGATCTAGAAGAAGGGATCCAGGCTCTCATGCAG GAGCTGGAGGACGGAAGCTCAAGGGGTGGCCTGGTCCTCAAGACAACCTATGACAAATTTGATACCAACCTACGCAGCGATGAGGCACTGCTCAAGAATTATGGGCTGCTCTCCTGCTTCAAGAAGGACCTGCACAAAGCTGAGACCTACCTGCGGGTCATGAAGTGCCGCCGTTTTGTGGAGAGCAGCTGTGCCTTCTGA